In the Solanum pennellii chromosome 5, SPENNV200 genome, one interval contains:
- the LOC107019119 gene encoding peroxidase 3-like, which translates to MATFVYLCPVILMCFLVSSHAQLQQNFYAKSCPKAEKIILEYVHKHIPNAPSLAAALIRMHFHDCFVRGCDASVLLNFTSSTGNQTEKVGAPNLTLRGFSFIDNVKKLIEDECPGVVSCADIVALVARDSVVVTGGPSWSVPTGRRDGRISNASETLTDIPAPTSNFSTLQNDFAKKGLDLKDLVLLSGAHTIGVSHCSSFSTRLYNFTGTFGTEDPSLDSEYAANLKANKCKSINDNTTIVEIDPGSFRTFDLSYYKLLLKRRGLFQSDAALTTSTTTKTYIEQLVAGSLKEFYAEFAQSMEKMGRIEVKTGSDGEIRKHCAVVNS; encoded by the exons ATGGCTACATTTGTGTATTTGTGTCCTGTAATATTGATGTGTTTCTTAGTGTCTAGCCATGCTCAATTACAACAAAACTTTTATGCCAAGAGTTGTCCAAAAGCAGAAAAGATCATTTTAGAGTATGTCCATAAACACATTCCAAATGCTCCATCTCTTGCTGCTGCCTTAATCAGAATGCATTTCCATGATTGCTTTGTCAGG GGATGTGATGCATCTGTGCTCTTGAATTTCACTTCAAGTACAGGAAACCAAACTGAAAAAGTTGGTGCTCCAAATTTAACACTTAGAGGTTTCTCATTCATTGATAATGTgaagaaattaattgaagatgaATGTCCTGGAGTTGTCTCTTGTGCTGATATTGTTGCCTTAGTCGCTAGAGACTCCGTTGTCGTCACA ggaGGTCCTTCATGGAGTGTACCAACAGGAAGAAGAGATGGAAGAATCTCTAATGCTTCAGAAACCTTAACAGACATTCCAGCTCCAACTAGTAACTTTTCAACTCTCCAAAATGATTTTGCTAAGAAGGGTCTTGACCTTAAAGACTTGGTCTTATTATCTG GTGCTCACACCATTGGAGTCTCTCATTGCTCGTCATTTTCAACGCGTTTGTATAATTTTACTGGAACTTTTGGTACTGAAGATCCATCTCTAGACAGTGAATATGCAGCTAATCTTAAGGCAAATAAATGTAAATCAATTAACGATAACACAACAATAGTTGAAATAGACCCAGGGAGTTTCAGGACATTTGATCTTAGCTATTACAAGCTTTTACTCAAGAGGAGAGGACTCTTCCAATCTGATGCAGCCCTAACAACAAGTACAACAACAAAGACATACATTGAACAACTTGTCGCGGGATCACTTAAAGAGTTTTATGCTGAATTTGCTCAATCGATGGAGAAAATGGGAAGAATTGAAGTTAAAACAGGTTCTGATGGTGAAATTAGGAAGCATTGTGCTGTTGTGAATAGTTAA